In Mustela nigripes isolate SB6536 chromosome 2, MUSNIG.SB6536, whole genome shotgun sequence, a single window of DNA contains:
- the SELENOK gene encoding selenoprotein K: MVYISNGQVLDSRSQSPWRLSFITDFFWGIAEFVVLFFKTLLQQDVKKRRGYGSSSDSRYDDGRGPPGNPPRRMGRINHLRGPSPPPMAGGUGR, encoded by the exons ATGGTTTACATCTCGAATG gACAAGTATTGGACAGCCGGAGTCAGTCCCCATGGAGATTATCTTTCATAACAGATTTCTTCTGGGGAATAGCAGAGTTCGTGGTTTTGTT TTTCAAGACTCTGCTTCAACAAGATGTGAAAAAGAGAAGAGGCTATGGAAGTTCCTCTGATTCCAGATACGATGATGGAAGAGG gcCACCAGGCAACCCTCCCAGAAGAATGGGTCGAATTAATCATCTGCGTGGCCCTAGTCCTCCTCCAATGGCTGGTGGATGAGGAAGGTAA